A single window of Dermacentor albipictus isolate Rhodes 1998 colony chromosome 1, USDA_Dalb.pri_finalv2, whole genome shotgun sequence DNA harbors:
- the sigmar gene encoding protein salivary glands marred produces the protein MAEFHAKDIGLRVQKKLLSRVSNKSVAKAFIDDVSASLLDNLYKLVKSVTGSKKDAEKVTKNIIKIVVKVGVLHRNNQFSPEETKVAEQLQRKMRALAMAVVSFYEMDFSYDRRYLVGAFDECRALLSDLVRSHLTAKSMGRIEHVFGFFGKPETLDSVFAGDSVHRECLGRVVKDLHEALDKESL, from the exons A TGGCTGAGTTTCATGCAAAAGACATTGGGCTACGCGTCCAGAAGAAACTGCTTAGCCGCGTGAGCAACAAGAGCGTAGCCAAAGCTTTCATTGATGACGTCTCGGCAAGTCTTCTGGATAACTTGTACAAACTCGTAAAGAGCGTCACGGGCAGCAAAAAAGACGCAGAAAAGGTTACGAAAAACATTATAAAG attgtcgtgaaggttGGCGTCTTGCACAGAAACAACCAGTTCTCACCCGAAGAGACAAAGGTGGCTGAGCAGCTCCAGCGCAAGATGCGTGCTCTTGCCATGGCAGTAGTAAGCTTCTACGAGATGGACTTTTCGTATGACCGAAGATACCTCGTGGGTGCCTTCGACGAGTGTCGTGCTTTGCTTTCCGACCTTGTGCGATCCCACTTAACAGCCAAGTCAATGGGCCGAATTGAGCATGTCTTTGGCTTTTTTGGTAAACCAGAGACTCTCGATTCCGTGTTTGCGGGCGACAGCGTTCACCGTGAGTGCCTCGGAAGGGTCGTCAAGGATCTGCATGAGGCCTTGGATAAAGAGAGTCTCTGA